One Setaria italica strain Yugu1 chromosome I, Setaria_italica_v2.0, whole genome shotgun sequence DNA window includes the following coding sequences:
- the LOC101764494 gene encoding uncharacterized protein LOC101764494 produces MAGTERAHRPIDPPRPGGGGSGEAGGGDSPARWDDDGERVEGLAGLNIFDQEADESPAKNGTGNSHDASCAPIANGCITDTTETLIETEPGKCFYDEPLHEHTGIWVPVSVPPMTAQDREEWHRGFGCNGGYFPEEEFSWELDEDNKEMTMWDVFADMVVAAKDRVKSAATYDFGRCGMSVVSNFFLQEAWKDMAQTLADANAGIANELLETEPTKWLPDSAATSCMLCSVRFHPIICSRHHCRFCGGVFCNGCTKGRSLMPPKFRTSEPQRVCDVCGVRLESIQPQLMNQISRASQLPTRDVTDLSTLRSWLNFPWAHTMEYEIYKAANSLRSYCKVGRLKPEKAIPDAILRQAKGLAIVTVVKVGMMVTYKLGTGLVVARRADGSWSPPSAISTCGVGYGAQAGGEIADFIIVLRNTDAIRTFSGKAHLSVGAGVSASAGHVGRVAEADFRAGDGGYAACYTYSCSKGAFVGCEFNGSIVSTRDTENARFYGGPVKASDILLGSMARPPAASPLYKALPELFDRIGK; encoded by the exons ATGGCCGGGACTGAGCGGGCCCACCGCCCAATCGACCCGCCGcggcccggcggcggaggctccggggaggccggcggcggcgactcgccggcgaggtgggacgacgacggcgagcgcgtTGAAGGCCTGGCG GGACTCAACATATTTGACCAAGAGGCAGACGAGTCACCTGCCAAAAATGGCACGGGCAACAGCCATGATGCTAGCTGCGCCCCCATTGCTAATGGATGCATCACGGATACAACTGAAACTTTAATAGAGACGGAACCAGGAAAATGTTTCTACGATGAACCACTTCATGAACATACGGGCATTTGGGTGCCTGTTTCTGTCCCACCAATGACGGCGCAGGACCGTGAGGAGTGGCACAGGGGGTTTGGTTGCAATGGTGGGTACTTCCCGGAGGAAGAGTTTAGCTGGGAGCTGGATGAAGACAATAAGGAGATGACGATGTGGGATGTGTTTGCTGATATGGTTGTTGCGGCAAAAGATAGAGTGAAATCTGCTGCTACATATGATTTTGGGAGATGCGGGATGTCGGTGGTATCCAACTTCTTCCTCCAAGAAGCCTGGAAGGATATGGCGCAAACACTTGCAGATGCTAATGCTGGTATTGCGAATGAGCTACTTGAGACAGAGCCAACAAAGTGGTTGCCTGACAGTGCTGCTACCTCTTGCATGCTCTGCAGCGTACGATTTCATCCGATAATATGCTCTCGCCATCATTGTCGTTTCTGTGGTGGTGTATTTTGTAATGGTTGTACAAAGGGTAGAAGCTTAATGCCTCCAAAATTTAGAACTTCAGAACCTCAAAGGGTTTGTGATGTCTGTGGAGTACGGCTTGAGAGTATACAACCACAATTGATGAATCAGATCAGTCGTGCGTCACAACTTCCAACTCGGGATGTGACAGACCTGAGTACCTTGAGGTCATGGCTGAACTTCCCTTGGGCACACACAATGGAATACGAGATATACAAGGCTGCAAATTCTTTACGCAGTTACTGTAAG GTAGGAAGGTTGAAACCAGAGAAGGCTATACCTGACGCTATTCTTAGACAAGCAAAAGGTCTTGCTATAGTTACTGTAGTGAAGGTCGGGATGATGGTTACATACAAACTTGGCACTGGGCTGGTTGTTGCTCGAAGGGCCGATGGCTCCTGGTCACCTCCTTCAGCAATCTCCACCTGTGGTGTTGGATATGGAGCTCAG GCTGGAGGTGAGATAGCTGACTTCATCATTGTTCTGAGGAATACGGATGCCATCAGGACATTCAGTGGAAAGGCACATCTATCTGTTGGTGCTGGTGTTAGTGCTTCTGCTGGCCATGTCGGACGAGTAGCTGAGGCTGACTTCCGTGCTGGTGATGGTGGCTATGCTGCATGTTACACATACAGTTGTAGCAAAG GTGCCTTTGTGGGCTGCGAGTTCAATGGCAGCATAGTATCAACTCGAGACACTGAGAATGCTCGATTTTACGGTGGCCCTGTCAAGGCCTCTGACATCCTTCTGGGATCCATGGCCAGGCCACCTGCAGCCTCCCCTCTGTACAAAGCCCTGCCTGAATTGTTCGACAGGATTGGGAAGTAA